One window of Mesorhizobium loti R88b genomic DNA carries:
- a CDS encoding glycosyltransferase family 2 protein: MTRFASPVSALLICMNEADMIGPCLESIDFCAEIIIVDSGSTDGTVECVQAYIAKGYPITLMHNDWQGFPRQRQFSLDHATQPWCLSIDPDERVDDQLRQSIVAITQAADDKIRGWYIRRRDWLKGYGYAHRWVLHNRLMRLFRREGATMDLTARVHEAFHVPGETGTIEKGVLLHRREISVAEDLARANTYSGLKAVTLVEKGKKPGLVRLVLSPFGNFLKFYLAKRYFLCGRHGFVYSMSVMIYSFATEAKLYEASEGKDQA, translated from the coding sequence ATGACTCGATTTGCAAGCCCGGTCTCGGCGCTTCTCATCTGCATGAACGAGGCCGACATGATCGGCCCATGCCTGGAAAGCATCGACTTCTGCGCCGAGATCATCATCGTCGATTCCGGCTCGACCGACGGCACCGTCGAATGCGTGCAAGCCTATATCGCCAAGGGCTACCCGATAACCCTCATGCACAATGACTGGCAGGGGTTCCCGCGCCAGCGGCAATTCTCGCTCGACCATGCCACCCAGCCCTGGTGCCTTTCGATCGACCCGGATGAGCGCGTCGACGACCAGCTGCGGCAGTCGATCGTAGCCATCACGCAGGCCGCCGACGACAAGATCCGCGGCTGGTACATCCGCCGCCGCGATTGGCTGAAGGGCTACGGCTATGCGCATCGCTGGGTGCTGCACAACAGGCTGATGCGGCTCTTCCGCAGGGAAGGCGCCACCATGGATCTCACCGCGCGGGTGCATGAAGCCTTCCACGTGCCGGGCGAGACCGGCACGATCGAAAAGGGTGTCCTGCTGCATCGCCGCGAAATATCGGTCGCGGAGGATCTTGCCCGGGCCAATACCTATTCCGGCCTCAAGGCCGTCACGCTGGTCGAGAAGGGCAAGAAGCCCGGCTTGGTGCGGTTGGTGCTGTCGCCGTTCGGCAACTTCCTGAAATTCTACCTGGCCAAGCGTTACTTCCTGTGCGGCCGGCACGGCTTCGTCTACTCGATGTCGGTGATGATCTATTCCTTCGCCACCGAGGCCAAGCTCTACGAAGCGTCGGAGGGCAAGGATCAGGCGTGA
- a CDS encoding Lrp/AsnC family transcriptional regulator yields the protein MPLKADLDAIDWKILRELQADGRMTNVELSSRVGISAPPCLRRVKRLEEAGIIRGYRALLNAPALGLDVVAFCLVGLHHQADAELRTFAERTRGWPIVRDAWMVSGESDFLLHCVASDLGALQTFVIEELTSTPNVDTVRTALTIRRVKDEGLVSFERP from the coding sequence ATGCCCCTGAAAGCCGACCTCGACGCCATCGACTGGAAGATCCTGCGCGAGTTGCAGGCGGACGGGCGCATGACCAATGTCGAACTGTCGAGCCGGGTCGGCATTTCGGCCCCGCCCTGCCTGCGCCGGGTCAAGCGACTGGAGGAAGCCGGCATCATCCGCGGCTACCGCGCGCTGCTCAATGCGCCGGCGCTCGGCCTCGATGTCGTCGCCTTCTGCCTGGTCGGCCTGCATCACCAGGCCGATGCCGAACTGCGGACCTTCGCCGAGCGCACGCGCGGTTGGCCGATCGTGCGCGATGCCTGGATGGTGTCGGGCGAATCCGATTTCCTGCTGCATTGCGTGGCAAGCGATCTCGGCGCCCTCCAGACGTTCGTCATCGAGGAACTGACCTCGACGCCGAATGTCGACACGGTGCGCACCGCGCTTACCATCCGCCGGGTCAAGGACGAAGGGCTGGTCTCGTTCGAGCGCCCCTGA
- the trxB gene encoding thioredoxin-disulfide reductase, producing the protein MTTKHAPVLIIGSGPAGYTAAVYAARAMLKPMLVAGLQQGGQLMITTDVENYPGFADPIQGPWLMEQMLKQAEHVGTDIINDIITEVDLNARPFRAKGDSGTTYTADALIIATGAQAKWLGIPTEQDFMGFGVSACATCDGFFYRGKDVAVVGGGNSAVEEALYLSNLAKSVTVIHRRSDFRAERILRERLLKKENVRVIWDTIVDEITGRPGKAPLPPSVEGLKLRHAVTGAETHLKVDGVFVAIGHAPAVELFAGKLKQKPNGYLWTAPDSTRTDVPGVFAAGDVTDDIYRQAVTAAGLGCMAALEAEKYLAGIEVHREAAE; encoded by the coding sequence ATGACCACCAAGCACGCGCCCGTTCTCATCATCGGTTCCGGCCCGGCCGGCTATACGGCGGCTGTCTATGCCGCACGCGCCATGCTGAAGCCGATGCTCGTCGCCGGCCTGCAGCAGGGCGGCCAGCTGATGATCACCACCGATGTCGAAAACTATCCCGGCTTCGCCGACCCGATCCAGGGCCCGTGGCTGATGGAGCAGATGCTCAAGCAGGCCGAGCATGTCGGCACCGACATCATCAACGACATCATCACCGAGGTCGACCTCAACGCGCGGCCGTTCCGCGCCAAGGGCGATTCCGGCACCACCTACACCGCCGACGCGCTGATCATCGCCACCGGCGCGCAGGCCAAGTGGCTGGGCATTCCGACCGAGCAGGACTTCATGGGCTTCGGCGTTTCCGCCTGCGCCACCTGCGACGGCTTCTTCTATCGCGGCAAGGATGTCGCGGTGGTCGGCGGCGGCAACTCGGCGGTGGAAGAAGCGCTCTATCTGTCGAACCTCGCCAAGAGTGTCACGGTCATCCACAGGCGCAGCGATTTCCGCGCCGAGCGCATCTTGCGCGAGCGGCTGTTGAAGAAGGAAAATGTCCGCGTCATCTGGGACACGATCGTCGACGAGATCACCGGCCGCCCCGGCAAGGCGCCGCTGCCGCCGTCGGTTGAAGGGCTGAAGCTCAGGCATGCGGTGACCGGTGCCGAAACGCACCTCAAGGTCGACGGCGTGTTCGTGGCGATCGGCCATGCGCCGGCGGTCGAGCTGTTCGCCGGCAAGCTGAAGCAGAAGCCGAACGGCTACCTCTGGACGGCGCCGGATTCGACGCGCACCGATGTGCCCGGCGTGTTTGCCGCAGGCGACGTGACCGACGATATCTACCGCCAGGCGGTGACGGCCGCAGGGCTAGGCTGCATGGCAGCACTCGAAGCCGAAAAGTATCTGGCCGGCATCGAGGTGCATCGCGAAGCAGCGGAATAG
- a CDS encoding LysR family transcriptional regulator codes for MALDWDKLRVFHAAAEAGSFTHAAETLHLSQSAISRQVSALEHDVGVPLFNRHARGLVLTEQGEMLFRTAHDVLMKLETIKSRLTETKDRPSGVLRVTTTVGLGAGWLTERVQEFIELYPEISLQLILANEELDLTMRQADCAIRLRQPQQPDLIQRRLFTVHFHLYAAPSYVAKHGKPASVAELRNHRIVTFGLPVPSHLSELNWLETVGDFDGGQRVPSLQINDILSIKRAVQGGAGVAMLPDYVISKDSGLVQLLPETEVPSFDTYFAYPDAMKNQAKLHVFRDFIIAKARVWSF; via the coding sequence ATGGCGTTGGACTGGGACAAGCTACGCGTGTTTCACGCTGCGGCGGAAGCGGGGTCGTTTACGCACGCGGCCGAGACATTGCATCTGTCGCAATCGGCGATCTCGCGGCAGGTCAGCGCGCTCGAACATGATGTCGGCGTGCCGCTGTTCAACCGCCATGCCCGCGGCCTGGTGCTGACCGAGCAGGGCGAGATGCTGTTTCGTACGGCGCATGACGTGCTGATGAAGCTCGAGACCATCAAGTCGCGCCTCACCGAGACCAAGGACCGGCCCTCCGGCGTGCTTCGCGTGACGACGACCGTCGGCCTCGGTGCCGGCTGGCTGACGGAACGGGTGCAGGAGTTCATCGAGCTCTATCCCGAAATCAGCCTGCAGCTGATCCTCGCCAATGAGGAACTCGACCTCACCATGCGCCAGGCCGATTGCGCCATAAGGCTGCGCCAGCCACAGCAGCCGGACCTGATCCAGCGCCGCCTGTTCACCGTGCATTTCCACCTCTATGCAGCCCCCTCTTATGTCGCCAAGCATGGCAAGCCGGCCTCGGTCGCCGAGCTCAGGAACCATCGCATCGTCACCTTCGGCCTGCCGGTACCCTCGCATCTGTCGGAGTTGAACTGGCTGGAGACGGTCGGCGATTTCGATGGCGGCCAGCGCGTGCCGTCGCTGCAGATCAACGACATATTGTCGATCAAGCGCGCCGTGCAGGGCGGCGCCGGCGTCGCCATGCTGCCCGACTATGTGATCTCGAAGGATTCCGGCCTGGTGCAGCTCCTGCCGGAGACCGAGGTGCCGTCCTTCGACACCTATTTC